The following coding sequences lie in one Populus trichocarpa isolate Nisqually-1 chromosome 14, P.trichocarpa_v4.1, whole genome shotgun sequence genomic window:
- the LOC7462029 gene encoding HVA22-like protein e — protein sequence MGLLGAVFSIVNALVLPILGPATMFLYPAYASIQAIERPSHRDNKQWLSYWILYSFISLFEITFLVFLQWFPLWGLIKLLVHLWLVLPVFNGATFVYENYMRDYRKLNGLLNDLRKMIPGEGF from the exons ATGGGTCTTCTTGGAGCAGTTTTTTCAATTGTGAATGCACTAGTTCTACCAATACTAGG GCCTGCAACAATGTTTCTTTATCCAGC CTATGCATCAATTCAAGCAATTGAAAGGCCTTCACATCGAGACAACAAGCAGTGGTTATCATATTGGATTCTATATTCATTTATATCCCTCTTCGAGATAACATTTCTGGTATTTCTTCAATG gTTTCCATTGTGGGGACTGATCAAGCTTCTGGTTCATTTGTGGTTAGTGCTACCTGTTTTCAATGGGGCAACTTTTGTTTATGAGAATTACATGCGGGACTACAGAAAGCTTAATGGCTTATTAAACGACTTGAGAAAAATGATCCCTGGTGAAGGATTTTAA